A window of the Camelus dromedarius isolate mCamDro1 chromosome 5, mCamDro1.pat, whole genome shotgun sequence genome harbors these coding sequences:
- the RHOV gene encoding rho-related GTP-binding protein RhoV, whose product MPPRELSEAESSPLRAPTPPPRRGSASPELGIKCVLVGDGAVGKSSLIVSYTCNGYPARYRPTALDTFSVQVLVDGAPVRIELWDTAGQEDFDRLRSLCYPDTDVFLACFSVVQPSSFQNITEKWLPEIRTHNPQAPVLLVGTQADLRDDVNVLIQLDQGGREGPVPQPQAQGLAEKIRACCYLECSALTQKNLKEVFDSAILSAIEHKARLEKKLNAKGVRTLSRCRWKKFFCFV is encoded by the exons ATGCCCCCGCGGGAGCTGAGCGAGGCCGAGTCGTCCCCGCTCCGGGCCCCGACCCCTCCCCCGCGGCGGGGCAGCGCGTCCCCGGAGCTGGGTATCAAGTGCGTGCTGGTGGGCGACGGCGCCGTGGGCAAGAGTAGCCTCATCGTCAGCTACACCTGCAATGGGTACCCCGCGCGCTACCGGCCCACGGCGCTGGACACCTTCTCCG TGCAAGTCCTGGTTGATGGAGCCCCCGTGCGCATTGAGCTCTGGGACACAGCGGGACAG GAAGACTTTGACCGCCTTCGCTCCCTCTGCTACCCGGATACGGATGTCTTCCTGGCCTGCTTCAGCGTGGTGCAGCCCAGCTCCTTTCAAAACATCACAGAGAAATGGCTGCCGGAGATCCGCACTCACAACCCGCAGGCTCCCGTCCTGCTGGTGGGTACCCAAGCCGACCTGAGGGACGATGTCAATGTACTGATTCAGCTGGACCAGGGCGGCCGGGAGGGCCCAGTACCCCAACCCCAGGCTCAGGGTCTGGCGGAGAAGATCCGGGCCTGTTGCTACCTGGAGTGCTCAGCCTTGACTCAGAAGAACTTGAAGGAGGTATTTGACTCAGCCATTCTCAGTGCCATCGAGCACAAAGCCCGGCTGGAGAAGAAACTGAATGCCAAAGGTGTGCGTACCCTCTCCCGCTGCCGCTGGAAGAAGTTCTTCTGCTTTGTTTGA
- the SPINT1 gene encoding kunitz-type protease inhibitor 1 isoform X1, protein MVPGRTMAGACLSQARTLAVAVWLLGAIGLLRTQAGPPPVPPGLLTADNCLGRFTPGVPAFVLDTNASVRNGATFLRSLTVRRGRDCVHACCSSENCNLALVELQPDGGEDAIASCFLIDCLYEQNFVCKFAPREGFINYLRREVYRSYRELRTQGFVGSGIPKSLAGIDLKVQPQEPLMLKSENTDWHLLQGDTDVRVERNDPDQVELWGLKEGSYVFQLTVAGSEQPESTSNVTVTVLSAKQTEEYCLASSKVGRCRGSFPRWYYDPTEQICKSFVYGGCLGNKNNYLWEEECKLACRNVQGPSVERHHPVCSGTCHSSKFRCSDGCCIDSFLECDDTPDCPDASDEATCEKYTSDFDKLQRIHFPRDKGHCVDLPDTGLCLESIPRWYYNPFTERCARFTYGGCYGNKNNFEEEEQCLESCRGISKKDVFGLRRESPVPNTGSMEVAIAVLLGTCIVVVVAILGYCFFKNQRKGFHRHGHGHPPPPTPTSSKVSTTEDMEHLVYYQTTRPL, encoded by the exons ATGGTCCCTGGGAGGACGATGGCGGGGGCCTGCCTCTCCCAAGCCCGCACTCTGGCGGTCGCCGTGTGGCTTCTGGGCGCAATCGGCCTCCTGCGCACCCAGGCCGGGCCACCGCCGGTGCCCCCCGGTCTGCTTACGGCAGACAACTGCCTGGGCCGCTTTACCCCCGGGGTGCCTGCCTTCGTGCTGGACACCAACGCCTCGGTCAGAAACGGGGCCACCTTTCTGCGCTCCCTCACCGTGCGCCGCGGCCGGGACTGCGTGCATGCCTGCTGCAGCTCCGAAAACTGCAATCTGGCGCTGGTGGAGTTACAGCCCGACGGCGGGGAGGACGCCATCGCCTCCTGCTTCCTCATCGACTGCCTCTACGAACAGAACTTTGTGTGCAAGTTCGCACCCAGGGAGGGTTTCATCAACTACCTCAGGCGGGAGGTTTATCGATCTTACCGCGAGCTGCGGACCCAAGGCTTTGTAG GGTCCGGGATCCCCAAGAGCTTGGCAGGCATAGACTTGAAGGTACAGCCCCAGGAACCCCTCATGCTGAAGAGTGAGAACACAGACTGGCACCTACTGCAGGGTGACACAGATGTCCGGGTAGAG AGGAATGACCCGGACCAGGTGGAGCTGTGGGGACTCAAGGAAGGCAGCTATGTGTTCCAGCTGACAGTGGCCGGCTCAGAGCAGCCAGAGAGCACGTCCAATGTCACAGTCACCGTGCTGTCCGCCAAGCAGACAGAAG AATACTGCCTCGCATCCAGCAAGGTGGGCCGCTGCCGAGGCTCCTTCCCCCGCTGGTACTACGACCCCACGGAACAGATCTGCAAGAGTTTTGTCTATGGGGGTTGCTTGGGCAACAAGAACAACTACCTTTGGGAAGAAGAGTGCAAGCTCGCCTGCCGCAATGTGCAAG GCCCCTCAGTGGAAAGGCACCATCCAG tgTGCTCTGGCACCTGTCACTCCAGCAAGTTCCGCTGCAGCGATGGCTGCTGCATCGACAGCTTCCTGGAGTGTGACGACACTCCCGACTGCCCCGACGCCTCCGACGAGGCCACCTGTGAAAAAT ATACCAGTGACTTTGATAAACTCCAGAGGATCCATTTCCCCAGAGACAAAG GCCACTGCGTGGACCTGCCAGACACCGGCCTCTGCTTGGAGAGCATCCCACGCTGGTACTATAACCCCTTCACTGAACGCTGCGCCCGCTTTACCTATGGCGGTTGTTATGGCAACAAGAACAActttgaggaggaggagcagTGCCTTGAGTCCTGTCGTGGCATCTCCA AGAAGGATGTGTTTGGTCTTCGGCGGGAAAGCCCCGTTCCCAACACAG gctCCATGGAAGTGGCCATCGCAGTCCTGCTGGGCACCTGCATCGTGGTGGTGGTAGCCATCCTGGGTTATTGCTTCTTCAAGAACCAGAGGAAGGGCTTCCACAGACATGGCCACGGCCATCCCccgccccctacccccaccagcTCCAAGGTCTCCACCACCGAGGACATGGAGCACCTGGTCTATTACCAAACGACCCGACCCCTCTGA
- the SPINT1 gene encoding kunitz-type protease inhibitor 1 isoform X2 — MVPGRTMAGACLSQARTLAVAVWLLGAIGLLRTQAGPPPVPPGLLTADNCLGRFTPGVPAFVLDTNASVRNGATFLRSLTVRRGRDCVHACCSSENCNLALVELQPDGGEDAIASCFLIDCLYEQNFVCKFAPREGFINYLRREVYRSYRELRTQGFVGSGIPKSLAGIDLKVQPQEPLMLKSENTDWHLLQGDTDVRVERNDPDQVELWGLKEGSYVFQLTVAGSEQPESTSNVTVTVLSAKQTEEYCLASSKVGRCRGSFPRWYYDPTEQICKSFVYGGCLGNKNNYLWEEECKLACRNVQGPSVERHHPDTSDFDKLQRIHFPRDKGHCVDLPDTGLCLESIPRWYYNPFTERCARFTYGGCYGNKNNFEEEEQCLESCRGISKKDVFGLRRESPVPNTGSMEVAIAVLLGTCIVVVVAILGYCFFKNQRKGFHRHGHGHPPPPTPTSSKVSTTEDMEHLVYYQTTRPL, encoded by the exons ATGGTCCCTGGGAGGACGATGGCGGGGGCCTGCCTCTCCCAAGCCCGCACTCTGGCGGTCGCCGTGTGGCTTCTGGGCGCAATCGGCCTCCTGCGCACCCAGGCCGGGCCACCGCCGGTGCCCCCCGGTCTGCTTACGGCAGACAACTGCCTGGGCCGCTTTACCCCCGGGGTGCCTGCCTTCGTGCTGGACACCAACGCCTCGGTCAGAAACGGGGCCACCTTTCTGCGCTCCCTCACCGTGCGCCGCGGCCGGGACTGCGTGCATGCCTGCTGCAGCTCCGAAAACTGCAATCTGGCGCTGGTGGAGTTACAGCCCGACGGCGGGGAGGACGCCATCGCCTCCTGCTTCCTCATCGACTGCCTCTACGAACAGAACTTTGTGTGCAAGTTCGCACCCAGGGAGGGTTTCATCAACTACCTCAGGCGGGAGGTTTATCGATCTTACCGCGAGCTGCGGACCCAAGGCTTTGTAG GGTCCGGGATCCCCAAGAGCTTGGCAGGCATAGACTTGAAGGTACAGCCCCAGGAACCCCTCATGCTGAAGAGTGAGAACACAGACTGGCACCTACTGCAGGGTGACACAGATGTCCGGGTAGAG AGGAATGACCCGGACCAGGTGGAGCTGTGGGGACTCAAGGAAGGCAGCTATGTGTTCCAGCTGACAGTGGCCGGCTCAGAGCAGCCAGAGAGCACGTCCAATGTCACAGTCACCGTGCTGTCCGCCAAGCAGACAGAAG AATACTGCCTCGCATCCAGCAAGGTGGGCCGCTGCCGAGGCTCCTTCCCCCGCTGGTACTACGACCCCACGGAACAGATCTGCAAGAGTTTTGTCTATGGGGGTTGCTTGGGCAACAAGAACAACTACCTTTGGGAAGAAGAGTGCAAGCTCGCCTGCCGCAATGTGCAAG GCCCCTCAGTGGAAAGGCACCATCCAG ATACCAGTGACTTTGATAAACTCCAGAGGATCCATTTCCCCAGAGACAAAG GCCACTGCGTGGACCTGCCAGACACCGGCCTCTGCTTGGAGAGCATCCCACGCTGGTACTATAACCCCTTCACTGAACGCTGCGCCCGCTTTACCTATGGCGGTTGTTATGGCAACAAGAACAActttgaggaggaggagcagTGCCTTGAGTCCTGTCGTGGCATCTCCA AGAAGGATGTGTTTGGTCTTCGGCGGGAAAGCCCCGTTCCCAACACAG gctCCATGGAAGTGGCCATCGCAGTCCTGCTGGGCACCTGCATCGTGGTGGTGGTAGCCATCCTGGGTTATTGCTTCTTCAAGAACCAGAGGAAGGGCTTCCACAGACATGGCCACGGCCATCCCccgccccctacccccaccagcTCCAAGGTCTCCACCACCGAGGACATGGAGCACCTGGTCTATTACCAAACGACCCGACCCCTCTGA